The Paenibacillus sp. genomic sequence CGCGCTCTACAACACGATCGTCGGCAGCATGGCGCTCGACGGCAAGCATTACTTCTACGTCAATCCGCTCGAAGTGTGGCCGGAGGCGTGCGAGCGAAATCCGGGGAAGCGCCACGTGAAGCCGGTGCGCCAGCCGTGGTTCGGCTGCTCGTGCTGCCCGCCGAACGTCGCCCGGCTGCTCAGCTCGCTCGACAGGTACGTGTATACGTCCTCGGGCAATACGGCGTTCGTCCACTTGTTTATCGGCGGGGAAACCTCCCTTCCGCTCGAAAGCGGCCGCGTCGGCTTGAAGATGACGTCCGACCTGCCGCGCTCCGGCGACGTCCGTTTCGTCGTGACGCCGGAGCGCGCGAACCAGCGCTTCTCGCTCGCCTTGCGCGTGCCGTCCTGGTGCGAAGGCCGGACGGCGCTGCGGGTGAACGGGGAGCCGGTCGGCTACAGCCTGCAGGACGGATACGCCGTCGTCACGCGCGACTGGCGCGACGGCGATACCGTCGAATGGACGATGGCGACGCCGGTGCTGCTGCTCGAGGCGCATCCGTCGATCCGCGCCGACGCGGGCAAGGCGGCGCTCCAGCGCGGCCCGATCGTGTACTGCTTCGAAGAAGCGGACAACGGCGCGCCGCTCGCGTCGCTGTCGATCCGCGCCGACGCTTCGTGGACCGCCCGGTATGAACCGGAGCTGCTCGGAGGCGTCGTCGTGCTCGAGGGCGAAGGCATGCAAGACGCGGCCGACTGGGCGGAGGACGCGCCGTACCGGCCGTACCGCCGGTCCGCGGCGCCGGCTGCGCTCCGCGCGGTGCCGTACGCCGTATGGGGCAACCGCGGCGCCGGCGAAATGGCGGTGTGGATGCGCGTCGCGACGACGTAACTGAACTGCAGCAAGCCTATTGAAATCAACCGCCGTCAGGGCGTCCGGCCGCGCTTCGGGATCGAGAATCCCGGGCCGCGCCGGCGCCCTTTTTGCCGTGTCCTGGCCTGCTATTGGGACGAACCGCCGCGGAAAAAGGTTCCCGATCTTGAAAAAAAGGGTTCTCAATCGCTCCGAAGTGTGATAGACCAGTAATATCTCTTTCAATTCACAGCAGGAGTTGCGCGCTTCATGTTTTTCTCCCAAAAATTCGTCTATTTCCGGCTTCGCCTATTCATGTTTTTCATGTTCGGACCGATCGCCTTGTTTCTGCCGTATTTGCCCCTATATTTGCAGCAAAGCGGCTTTTCGCCCTCCGAAATCGGGGTGCTGCTGACGATCGGTCCGGTGGCGGCCGCCGTGTCCAACCCGTTCTGGGGATACGTCAGCGATCGGCTGCAGAACGTCAAGCTCGTGCTGCTCGTGCTCATGTTCGGCTCCCTCTTGTCCAGCCAGGTGCTGTACAACGTCGGGCCGTTCTGGGGCGTGTTCGCGGCGATGATCGTGTTTTATCTTTTCAACACGGCCATCATGCCGATCAACACGTCCCAAATTTTCCAGACGATCGAAGGCACGGAGCAGCGGTTCGGCTCGTTCCGCATCTGGGGGTCGATCGGGTACGCCGTCATCGTGCTCGCGTCCGGACCGATTCTCGAAGCGGTCGGCATCGGAAGCGTCGGATGGGTGTACGGCGCCGCCATGGCGATCGCCATATTATGCGGGTTTCTGCTGCATCGGCCGGCCGCCAAAGCGAGAAGGAGAGCCGGCGGCATCACGTTCCGCGACTCGGTACGCTCATCGCTCCGAGGGCCGTTCGCGCTGTTCCTCGCGGCGGCGCTGCTCATCGGCATCCCGAACTCCGTCCATGCGCTGTATATGTCGCTGTTTCTCGAGGAGCTCGGCGGCAGCCCGACCAGCATCGGCTGGTCGATGTTCGCGGCCGCGGTGCTCGAAGTCCCGCTGTTTTTGCTGCTCGACCGCTGGTCGAAACCGAACGAGCAGTCCATGCTGAAGCTGCTGCTGTTCGCCGCCGTCGTCTACGCGGTCCGCTGGGCGTTGATGAGCGTCGCGGCGACTCCGCTGCACGTCGTGTTGATTCAAATCCTGCACAGCTTTTCGTTCGGCTTCTTCATCTATACCGCCGCGCAGATGGTCGAATTTTTGGCCGACCGCGATTATCGGGCCAGCGGGCAAACGATGTACGCGCTCGTGCAAGGCTCGCTGTCGATGGCGATCGCCGGCGTGATCGGCGGCGCGCTGTACGAGGCGGTCGGACCGAGAATGCTATACATGGGCTGCTCCTTCCTCTCGATCGCGGGCCTCGCGGTCATGTATGCGCTGCGTCTCTCCTTGGACAAAAAAACTCCCGGACCTTCGGCTTAGGCCGCAAGTCGGGAGTTTTTTGTTTCTTCATGAAAATTTATTATGAAAATATGAGGAAATTACTAGAAATTTACTTTATAATTAATAAAAAAATATAAAAAAGACAGCATCGAGGAGAGAGCCGTATGAACTGGGGAACGTTTCGCCTGTCG encodes the following:
- a CDS encoding MFS transporter, whose protein sequence is MFFSQKFVYFRLRLFMFFMFGPIALFLPYLPLYLQQSGFSPSEIGVLLTIGPVAAAVSNPFWGYVSDRLQNVKLVLLVLMFGSLLSSQVLYNVGPFWGVFAAMIVFYLFNTAIMPINTSQIFQTIEGTEQRFGSFRIWGSIGYAVIVLASGPILEAVGIGSVGWVYGAAMAIAILCGFLLHRPAAKARRRAGGITFRDSVRSSLRGPFALFLAAALLIGIPNSVHALYMSLFLEELGGSPTSIGWSMFAAAVLEVPLFLLLDRWSKPNEQSMLKLLLFAAVVYAVRWALMSVAATPLHVVLIQILHSFSFGFFIYTAAQMVEFLADRDYRASGQTMYALVQGSLSMAIAGVIGGALYEAVGPRMLYMGCSFLSIAGLAVMYALRLSLDKKTPGPSA